AAGGCGGCGTCCGCCAGGCAGCCAAGGTCCGCGCAATCGTCGAGGCCGGCATTCCCGTCTGCGGGCATCTCGGCATGCTCCCCCAACGCGTTCTGGAGGAGGGTGGCTACAAAAAGAAGGGCAAGACTCCCGAGCAAAGCGCCGCCATTCTGGAGGGCGCCCGCGCGCTCGAACAAGCAGGCGCCTTCGCCATCGTTCTGGAAAGCGTGGTGCCCTCCGCCGCGGAATGGATCACCTCGCAGATCGGCATCCCCACCATCGGCATCGGCAGCGGTGAGCACACCTGCGATGGCGAAGTGGCCGTAGCGACCGACCTCATCGGCACCTTTCCCTGGTTCGTGCCTCCCTTCGCCAAGCCGGAGGCCAATCTTGCACCTCAGATCACCGCCGCCGCCGCTGCCTATTGCCGGCGGGTCCAGAGCGTTCCGATCTCCCATCCCGGCTAGAGGGGCATGCCAAACATCGTTCTGCGCCACTCCAGCGATTCGGATCGGTTGATCGCCGCCGTCGAGTCCTTGGGCTACGAGTTGGAGCGCAAGTGGGCTCCGGGCGATCGCTATCTCAAAAGCCGGACGCACGAAACCTACGGCTTCAATCTATGCCTCGTGTCGGACAGGGATGAAAGCCTTCTGACCGAATGCTTGGAAGAAGCGCTCTACGAACTCGACGACCTGAACGAAGGACTCGCCACCACCGGCCATTCGCTGCAGGGATGCTCCATGGATATCGGCGTCTTCGGCGATCCGGATACCTTCTGTCGCTCGGTGAAGCTTTCGGCAGGTCAATGCGCCTACCTCGGCAAATTGGGCGTGGATTTCGAAACCTCCTTTTACCCCTCTTCCCCGTCGCAGGCATGAGCAGCCCGGAGAAACAAGCCGCGCTGGAAGAGCGCATGGCCCGCCTCGGCATCGAGGAAGAGGACCTGCATGAAAGCTTCATCCTCGGCTCAGGCTCCGGCGGACAGAAGATCAACAAGACCAACTCCTGCGTCTTCCTGAAGCACTTGCCCAGCGGGCTCCAGACCAAGTGCCAGGAGAGCCGCTCGCGGGAAACCAACCGCTATCTCGCCCGCGAGGCCCTCTGCGATGCCTTCGAAGGCATCAAGCGCGACAAGGCCACCGCGCAGAAGCAGGCCATCGAGAAAGCACGCCGCACCAATCGCAAGCGCTCCCGCCGCTCGAAACAGCGCTCGGTGGCCGAAAAACGCCAGCTCTCCGAGAAGAAATCCCTGCGCCGCACCCCGGGGCAGGACGAGTGATTTCCATTTCCCATACCCCGCAGCCCTGCTAATCCTGTAGCCATGAAAACCTACCTTGATCTGATGCGCGATGTGCTCGAACACGGCGAGGATCGCGCCGACCGGACGGGCACCGGTACGCTTTCGGTTTTCGGTCGCCAGGTCCGCTACGACCTCCGCGAAGGTTTCCCCTGCCTCACGACCAAGAAGCTGCACCTTCGCTCGATCATTCACGAGCTGCTCTGGTTCATCAAAGGCGACACGAACATCGCCTACCTGAAGGAGAATGGCGTGCGCATCTGGGACGAGTGGGCCGATGAGAGCGGCGAGCTCGGCCCCGTCTACGGCCGCCAGTGGCGTTCCTTCCCCACCCCGGATCAGGATGGGCGCACCGTCGATCAGATCGCGGAGCTCGTTCACGGCCTGCGCGGGGATCCCCACTCGCGCCGCCATCTCGTGGTCGCGTGGAATCCGGGCGAGATCAACCGCATGGCCCTGCCGCCCTGCCACTGCCTCTTCCAGTTCTTCGTCCATGATCCCGACTCGGATCGC
The Luteolibacter rhizosphaerae DNA segment above includes these coding regions:
- a CDS encoding peptide chain release factor family protein, which produces MSSPEKQAALEERMARLGIEEEDLHESFILGSGSGGQKINKTNSCVFLKHLPSGLQTKCQESRSRETNRYLAREALCDAFEGIKRDKATAQKQAIEKARRTNRKRSRRSKQRSVAEKRQLSEKKSLRRTPGQDE
- the panB gene encoding 3-methyl-2-oxobutanoate hydroxymethyltransferase, with protein sequence MTGPEKVAALARRKASGPPLTMLTAYDYPTARLFDDAGVDMLLVGDSLGMVVLGFPDTTHVTMDHMLHHVAAVARAKPRALVIGDLSIGTYPDPETALANARRLVAAGAEAVKLEGGVRQAAKVRAIVEAGIPVCGHLGMLPQRVLEEGGYKKKGKTPEQSAAILEGARALEQAGAFAIVLESVVPSAAEWITSQIGIPTIGIGSGEHTCDGEVAVATDLIGTFPWFVPPFAKPEANLAPQITAAAAAYCRRVQSVPISHPG
- a CDS encoding thymidylate synthase, encoding MKTYLDLMRDVLEHGEDRADRTGTGTLSVFGRQVRYDLREGFPCLTTKKLHLRSIIHELLWFIKGDTNIAYLKENGVRIWDEWADESGELGPVYGRQWRSFPTPDQDGRTVDQIAELVHGLRGDPHSRRHLVVAWNPGEINRMALPPCHCLFQFFVHDPDSDRPGLSCQLYQRSADLFLGVPFNIASYALLTMMLAQVCGFEAREFIHTFGDLHLYKNHVDQAAEQLQRSPRALPKMWINPKIAELDDFTFEDFRLENYDPHPHIKAEVSV